One window of the Archangium primigenium genome contains the following:
- a CDS encoding TIGR02266 family protein: MNRGSEDKREEPRVPLVLRVRFPDQSRMAEVTENLSRGGIFVQTDRSFTQGQQVGLALSFPGLVDPVEVVGTVAWVRPVSPEAPAGVGIRVVRDEDRQRLGDILSASGQTRPSDRATHPAEGYRVLIVEDNPHIIEMYSYVLKKLASGELGGQIPLEVHFSPDGHHALQALRSSRFSLVMTDLYMPVMDGFALIERIRAEEALRSIPVVAISAGGPEARERAMQLGVDIYLRKPVRFQEVLETVKQLLHIA, encoded by the coding sequence ATGAATCGGGGATCAGAAGATAAACGAGAGGAGCCCCGAGTGCCGCTCGTGCTGCGGGTTCGGTTTCCGGATCAGTCCCGCATGGCGGAGGTGACGGAGAATCTGTCGCGCGGAGGAATCTTCGTGCAGACGGATCGTTCGTTCACCCAGGGCCAGCAGGTGGGCTTGGCACTTTCTTTCCCGGGGCTGGTGGATCCGGTAGAAGTCGTGGGAACGGTGGCCTGGGTACGGCCCGTGTCGCCCGAGGCCCCGGCGGGAGTGGGCATCCGGGTGGTGCGCGATGAGGACCGGCAGCGATTGGGTGACATCTTGAGTGCATCAGGACAGACCCGCCCATCGGACCGCGCGACCCACCCCGCGGAGGGCTATCGCGTCCTCATCGTCGAGGACAACCCGCACATCATCGAGATGTACAGCTACGTGCTCAAGAAGCTGGCGAGCGGCGAGCTGGGAGGGCAGATCCCCCTGGAGGTGCATTTCTCCCCGGACGGCCACCATGCCCTGCAGGCCCTGCGCTCCAGCCGCTTCAGTCTGGTGATGACGGACCTGTACATGCCGGTGATGGATGGCTTCGCCCTCATCGAGCGCATCCGCGCCGAGGAGGCCCTGCGCTCCATTCCCGTGGTGGCCATCTCCGCGGGGGGCCCCGAGGCCCGCGAGCGCGCCATGCAGCTCGGGGTGGACATCTACCTGCGCAAGCCGGTGCGCTTCCAGGAAGTGCTGGAGACGGTGAAGCAGCTGCTCCACATCGCCTGA
- a CDS encoding serine/threonine-protein kinase, whose amino-acid sequence MPTPPIHRDTVCGEALFILQSLRENGRLGRSNKLADVKATLEPSVSLEFDSYYLFLRKYHYISLDPREAQLRLTELGERAVDGGQHEQFIQPVEEFFAEQLGLSEAAALLAEEMNARRPPPPPDSMLEEGKRSAEPPALPRARPSGAFAVEPSASAAPPSVPVSAPAVAPSAPMTPPPAVSASPVSSAPASKGAELLDQRYQKLDTIGAGPLGTTSKGRFNALGLDICVKELKDIFGYFSFLQRGEVLKRLKRELCAQAQVRHPGIVQVLDQNTETARPYFVLELLQGNLKHELEQGGGKGVPVPFAQRCFLQLAYALRAAHAVGLTHHNLKPENVLFDLHGNAKLGDFGLSRVVEQDSSKGLPQVFVGAGGMVYLAPELLQPHRAKEAGPASDVYGLGILLYEMLTGQIPGRRSPLPSEVNPEAPAGLDAIFDKMTQDKVEQRYPDLDAMLEEFYKAFPEAPFLTKGDLILSSEPR is encoded by the coding sequence ATGCCCACGCCCCCCATCCACCGCGACACCGTCTGCGGCGAGGCGCTGTTCATCCTCCAGAGCCTGAGGGAGAACGGCCGGTTGGGCCGCTCGAACAAGCTGGCCGATGTGAAGGCCACCCTCGAGCCGTCCGTCTCGCTGGAGTTCGACAGCTACTACCTCTTCCTGCGCAAGTACCACTACATCAGCCTGGACCCCCGCGAGGCCCAGCTCCGCCTGACCGAGCTGGGAGAGCGGGCGGTGGACGGGGGTCAGCACGAGCAGTTCATCCAGCCGGTGGAGGAGTTCTTCGCCGAGCAGCTGGGCCTGTCCGAAGCCGCCGCGCTGCTCGCCGAGGAGATGAACGCCCGCCGGCCGCCGCCGCCGCCCGACAGCATGCTCGAGGAGGGGAAGCGGAGCGCGGAGCCGCCGGCCCTGCCTCGCGCGCGTCCCTCCGGGGCCTTCGCGGTGGAGCCGTCCGCTTCCGCCGCGCCGCCCTCGGTGCCCGTTTCCGCTCCCGCCGTGGCTCCGTCCGCTCCCATGACTCCTCCCCCCGCCGTGTCCGCTTCGCCCGTGTCCTCCGCGCCCGCGTCCAAGGGCGCCGAGCTGTTGGATCAGCGCTACCAGAAGCTCGACACCATCGGCGCGGGTCCGCTGGGCACCACCAGCAAGGGCCGCTTCAACGCGCTGGGGCTCGACATCTGCGTGAAGGAGCTCAAGGACATCTTCGGCTACTTCTCCTTCCTGCAGCGCGGGGAGGTGCTCAAGCGGCTCAAGCGCGAGCTGTGCGCCCAGGCCCAGGTGCGCCACCCCGGCATCGTGCAGGTGCTGGACCAGAACACCGAGACGGCGCGGCCCTACTTCGTGCTCGAGCTCTTGCAGGGCAACCTCAAGCACGAGCTGGAGCAGGGCGGGGGCAAGGGCGTGCCCGTGCCCTTCGCCCAGCGCTGCTTCCTGCAACTGGCCTACGCGCTGCGCGCCGCGCACGCCGTGGGCCTCACCCACCACAACCTCAAGCCGGAGAACGTGCTCTTCGACCTGCACGGCAACGCGAAGCTGGGCGACTTCGGCCTGAGCCGCGTGGTGGAGCAGGACTCGTCCAAGGGCCTGCCCCAGGTGTTCGTGGGCGCCGGCGGCATGGTGTACCTGGCGCCCGAGCTGCTCCAGCCCCACCGGGCCAAGGAGGCGGGTCCCGCGTCGGACGTCTACGGCCTGGGCATCCTGCTCTACGAGATGCTCACCGGGCAGATTCCCGGCCGCCGCTCGCCCTTGCCCTCCGAGGTCAACCCCGAGGCCCCCGCCGGCCTGGACGCCATCTTCGACAAGATGACCCAGGACAAGGTGGAGCAGCGCTACCCGGACCTCGATGCCATGCTCGAGGAGTTCTACAAGGCCTTCCCCGAGGCGCCCTTCCTCACCAAGGGCGATCTCATCCTCTCCTCGGAACCGCGCTAG